GATATCATGAATTTAAATGTATGGACAGAATGAAGAATCTCCAACGTTTTGCAGCAAGAATACATGACAAGGAAAGCTTGTCAGCTATCATGAATGCCATTACGAATTGGAATAAGATAGTAGTCTGTAGAATTTATATCGAAGGCAGTTGCGACTTAATAGGTGAGCAAATGCTGGAGAAGGCTTTGACATGTCCCAATCTTCATGACTTGGGGATCAGGTCAAAGTTAGGGAAGGCGCTAGCAGAGTGCGGGAGTGACTTGATGAGCTCGAAACTTAGGTTGTTGGATCTGTTTGGATCCGAGATTGAGGATGATCCAATGGGGATACTGGGAAAGCTTCCTTGCTTGATAAGATTGCGATTATATTGGGAATCATTTGTTGGGGAGAAGATGAGGTGTACAACGAACAGTTTTCTTCGCCTCAAGAGGCTAACATTAAGAGGTTTACCAAAGTTGAGGGAGTGGAGAGTGGAGTCAGGAGCCATGCCCCTTCTCTCTAAAGTAAAGATCGCAGACTGTTCTTGTCTAGAGATGGTTCCAGAGGGATTGAGGGGAATTTCTACCCTTCAGAAACTTGTAATTAAACGGATGCCGGAATTGAGAAAAAGGGTAACGCCTTCAGGACATGATTTCCACAAAATCTGCCATGTCTCTTCAGTTATCATCGAGGACTAGTCTTCACCCAGGTATTTCATTTCTCACAGTCTTCAGTTTTGACGTGTTTTCTTTGGTTGCAAATTTATCCTAAGAAAATGAGTGATAAGAAAAGATTGATTTTTGATATTTCCTCCGAcccacaataggagtcacatttaaGAATAGTGGATTGGAAAAGTCAAGAGGTCCACTTTTTAATATTGGTTTTAacataaaatgtgagtgacgtgagttagtggaatgttgaACATACTTACcatactatttattttaggacagactgaaatgacaaaatatgactCATTATTTTGAGGCGGAGGGGGAGTATCATATTTTAGTCGAGTGAATAAGGAAATGTGGAGTCTAGAGGGGATTTAGGGACGTATGCGTTGTCGGTGCTCCGGTAAAGGTGGAGAGGATGGGGCCAGAATTGGGATTAAGAATATCACCATCAGGACAAGATTTCCATATAGTCTGCCATGTCCCTTTAATTCTTGTCGAGGACTAATAGTATTCACCCAGATATCTCATTTCTCACATTTcctttcttcaattttgatGTGAACACCCCCTGAATTGCAATATTTTGGATAGTAAACCACATAATAAGCTCATGTGACAAATTAAAAGCATTGTGTTATgcaaaatttttgtaattttatccTGTTAAGTTAGGCatgcataattattttttcttgaaattgcTATAAAACCAAAACACTTCTGTCTCCTAATTTTTTTCGCACCACGTATTCGTAAATCACAACTATTAATCTTATCTCTTTAGGGTAACACAATCTAAAGTTTAACTGAGGTAAATATGTTGCCCGTTGTTACTAGAAACTAGCAGTAAACCACTTAACACATTCATGTAACAGATTAAAAGTAGTTATA
This window of the Salvia hispanica cultivar TCC Black 2014 unplaced genomic scaffold, UniMelb_Shisp_WGS_1.0 HiC_scaffold_80, whole genome shotgun sequence genome carries:
- the LOC125200088 gene encoding putative disease resistance protein At1g59780; the encoded protein is MNAITNWNKIVVCRIYIEGSCDLIGEQMLEKALTCPNLHDLGIRSKLGKALAECGSDLMSSKLRLLDLFGSEIEDDPMGILGKLPCLIRLRLYWESFVGEKMRCTTNSFLRLKRLTLRGLPKLREWRVESGAMPLLSKVKIADCSCLEMVPEGLRGISTLQKLVIKRMPELRKRVTPSGHDFHKICHVSSVIIED